Proteins encoded by one window of Arabidopsis thaliana chromosome 2, partial sequence:
- the SUVH2 gene encoding SU(VAR)3-9 homolog 2, translating to MSTLLPFPDLNLMPDSQSSTAGTTAGDTVVTGKLEVKSEPIEEWQTPPSSTSDQSANTDLIAEFIRISELFRSAFKPLQVKGLDGVSVYGLDSGAIVAVPEKENRELIEPPPGFKDNRVSTVVVSPKFERPRELARIAILGHEQRKELRQVMKRTRMTYESLRIHLMAESMKNHVLGQGRRRRSDMAAAYIMRDRGLWLNYDKHIVGPVTGVEVGDIFFYRMELCVLGLHGQTQAGIDCLTAERSATGEPIATSIVVSGGYEDDEDTGDVLVYTGHGGQDHQHKQCDNQRLVGGNLGMERSMHYGIEVRVIRGIKYENSISSKVYVYDGLYKIVDWWFAVGKSGFGVFKFRLVRIEGQPMMGSAVMRFAQTLRNKPSMVRPTGYVSFDLSNKKENVPVFLYNDVDGDQEPRHYEYIAKAVFPPGIFGQGGISRTGCECKLSCTDDCLCARKNGGEFAYDDNGHLLKGKHVVFECGEFCTCGPSCKSRVTQKGLRNRLEVFRSKETGWGVRTLDLIEAGAFICEYAGVVVTRLQAEILSMNGDVMVYPGRFTDQWRNWGDLSQVYPDFVRPNYPSLPPLDFSMDVSRMRNVACYISHSKEPNVMVQFVLHDHNHLMFPRVMLFALENISPLAELSLDYGLADEVNGKLAICN from the coding sequence AAACTCCACCATCGTCTACCTCCGATCAATCAGCCAATACCGATCTCATCGCCGAGTTTATTCGTATCTCAGAGCTCTTCCGCTCGGCATTCAAGCCACTGCAGGTCAAAGGATTAGACGGAGTCTCCGTATACGGATTGGATTCTGGTGCCATCGTTGCTGTACCGGAGAAAGAAAACCGGGAATTGATTGAACCGCCTCCAGGATTTAAGGATAATCGAGTCTCCACCGTCGTTGTCTCGCCGAAATTCGAGAGACCGAGAGAGCTAGCGAGAATTGCAATTCTAGGTCATGAACAACGGAAGGAACTCCGACAAGTCATGAAACGAACTAGGATGACTTATGAGTCTCTTCGGATTCATCTAATGGCGGAGAGTATGAAGAATCATGTACTTGGTCAAGGGCGTAGACGGAGGAGCGATATGGCGGCTGCGTATATAATGAGGGATCGGGGACTGTGGTTGAACTATGATAAGCACATAGTTGGTCCAGTCACAGGGGTTGAAGTAGGGGATATATTCTTCTACCGTATGGAATTGTGTGTGCTGGGCTTACACGGCCAGACACAAGCCGGGATTGATTGTTTAACGGCTGAACGGAGCGCCACTGGAGAGCCTATAGCTACCAGCATTGTTGTCTCAGGTGGTtatgaggatgatgaagatacaggagatgttttggtttatactGGTCACGGTGGTCAGGATCATCAACACAAGCAGTGTGATAACCAGAGGCTAGTAGGTGGGAATCTGGGAATGGAGAGAAGTATGCACTACGGTATCGAGGTACGTGTGATTAGAGGTATTAAGTATGAGAACAGTATAAGCTCGAAGGTGTATGTATATGATGGTTTGTATAAGATAGTAGATTGGTGGTTTGCTGTGGGGAAGTCtggttttggggtttttaaatttaggtTAGTAAGAATTGAAGGGCAACCGATGATGGGCAGTGCGGTAATGAGGTTTGCACAAACTCTTAGAAATAAGCCATCGATGGTTAGGCCTACTGGTTATGTTAGCTTTGACCTTTCTAACAAGAAGGAGAATGTACCCGTGTTTCTATATAATGATGTAGATGGTGATCAAGAACCGAGACATTATGAGTACATTGCAAAAGCTGTCTTTCCTCCTGGAATTTTTGGTCAGGGGGGGATCAGCAGGACTGGCTGCGAGTGTAAGCTCTCTTGTACTGATGATTGTCTCTGTGCAAGGAAGAACGGTGGTGAGTTTGCATATGATGATAACGGGCATCTATTGAAAGGAAAGCATGTGGTATTTGAATGTGGGGAATTCTGCACTTGTGGTCCGAGCTGTAAGAGCCGTGTGACACAGAAGGGATTGAGGAACAGGCTAGAGGTTTTCAGATCGAAGGAAACCGGTTGGGGTGTCAGGACACTTGATCTAATTGAAGCTGGTGCTTTCATATGCGAATATGCAGGTGTAGTTGTCACGAGACTTCAAGCCGAGATTCTGTCAATGAATGGGGATGTTATGGTCTATCCTGGTCGGTTCACAGACCAATGGCGTAACTGGGGTGATTTATCTCAAGTATACCCAGATTTTGTTAGGCCGAATTATCCATCTCTCCCTCCACTGGATTTCTCAATGGATGTGTCAAGGATGAGGAACGTGGCTTGCTACATTAGTCACAGCAAAGAACCAAATGTGATGGTGCAATTTGTTTTGCATGACCACAATCACCTGATGTTCCCCCGTGTGATGCTTTTTGCGCTGGAGAATATCTCACCGTTGGCCGAGCTAAGCCTGGATTACGGCTTGGCAGATGAAGTGAACGGCAAGCTCGCCATCTGCAACTAG